A stretch of Mucilaginibacter terrae DNA encodes these proteins:
- a CDS encoding TraG family conjugative transposon ATPase, translating into MRSHSKAEQVFPVYKVEHDCMLSAQGDLTIGYEVDLPEIFTMSNDEYHSFHEAWIKAIKLLPKNTIFHKQDWFISEQYKARFQENGETQVKTFLSHSSEKHFHERPYLHHHCHVFLTKKPEKFKHYTSAVSTLMRKRIVPSQTTSEELFRDFLDNAGQFVKVLEDSGLIALRGINDDGLSGTPKTPGILEQYCFLLNKNSNTVLKDIHIQDEIRIGNDYCQLFTLSDAEDLPPLCGPRITFDKYSTDKTKFSTGFASPIGTLLRCNHVYNQYIFIEDSQQTLKKLEAKKLRLQSLSAYSRENAISRDATHEFLNEAISQQRLPVKAHFNVMAWTSDRAELKDLKNKVSSALAQMDAQPKQETDGAPQIWWSGLPGNEATFPMNDTFDTFVEQATCFLNLETNYQSSISACGLRLGDRLSGKPVHVDISDEPIEKGITTNRNKFILGPSGSGKSFFTNHLLRSYFEQGAHIVLVDVGHSYQGLCEFVGGYYFTYSEDNPISFNPFYIAQGDYLDTEKKESIKAMILALWKKEDEGVQRSEYIAISDALYHYYEKLKVNSDIFPCFDSFYDFLAGEFYETMKQSKVKDERFDIDNMLFVLKPYYKGGEYAYLLNARENLDLLHRRFIVFELDNIKDHPILFPVVTLIIMETFVSKMRKLSKATRKMILIEEAWKAIAREGMAEYIKYLFKTVRKYFGEALVVTQDIEDIISSPVVKQAIINNSDCKILLDQRKYQNDFPKIQQLLGITDKETALIMSMNRNNDEKLKYKEVFISLNGQLSKVYRTEVSREEYWTYTTESAEKARVQEYAKKYGSIQRGIAAIVQEELEKAA; encoded by the coding sequence ATGAGATCACACAGCAAAGCGGAACAGGTATTTCCTGTTTATAAGGTGGAACACGATTGTATGCTTTCAGCGCAAGGCGACCTGACCATTGGTTATGAAGTTGACCTACCGGAAATTTTTACCATGTCCAATGACGAATACCACAGCTTTCACGAGGCTTGGATCAAGGCAATAAAGCTGCTGCCGAAAAATACCATCTTCCATAAGCAGGACTGGTTTATAAGTGAGCAGTATAAGGCCAGGTTTCAGGAAAACGGCGAAACGCAGGTTAAAACGTTTCTGTCACATTCCAGCGAAAAGCATTTCCACGAGCGTCCATACCTGCATCATCATTGCCATGTTTTCCTGACTAAGAAGCCCGAAAAATTCAAACACTATACGAGCGCGGTAAGCACATTGATGCGAAAACGCATAGTCCCTTCTCAAACCACATCAGAAGAGCTGTTTCGTGACTTTTTAGATAATGCCGGACAGTTTGTAAAGGTGCTGGAAGATAGCGGCCTAATTGCATTGCGGGGCATCAATGACGACGGACTGTCCGGTACGCCTAAGACACCCGGAATACTGGAACAGTACTGCTTTCTGCTCAACAAGAACAGCAATACGGTTTTAAAGGATATTCATATTCAGGACGAGATCCGCATTGGCAATGATTATTGTCAGCTTTTTACTTTAAGCGATGCGGAAGACTTGCCGCCGCTTTGTGGCCCGAGGATAACCTTTGACAAGTACAGCACGGACAAAACAAAGTTTAGTACTGGATTTGCCTCACCGATCGGCACTTTGTTGAGATGCAACCATGTGTATAACCAGTACATATTTATCGAAGACAGCCAGCAAACCTTAAAGAAGCTGGAGGCAAAGAAGCTGCGCTTACAATCGTTATCCGCTTATTCCCGTGAAAATGCGATCAGCCGGGATGCGACTCACGAATTTTTAAATGAAGCAATCAGTCAGCAGCGGCTGCCGGTTAAAGCACACTTTAATGTGATGGCCTGGACAAGCGACCGAGCCGAACTTAAAGACCTCAAAAATAAAGTAAGTTCAGCTTTAGCTCAAATGGATGCGCAACCTAAACAGGAAACGGACGGAGCACCGCAGATATGGTGGTCGGGATTGCCAGGCAATGAAGCTACCTTTCCAATGAATGATACCTTTGATACATTTGTTGAACAGGCAACCTGCTTTTTAAATCTTGAAACAAACTACCAATCCAGTATCAGTGCCTGCGGGCTTAGGCTCGGCGATCGCTTGTCAGGCAAACCTGTCCATGTAGACATCAGTGATGAACCGATAGAGAAAGGCATAACGACTAACCGGAATAAGTTTATTTTGGGTCCGTCGGGCAGTGGAAAGTCTTTTTTTACCAACCACCTTTTGCGAAGCTATTTTGAACAGGGCGCTCACATTGTATTGGTCGATGTAGGGCACAGTTACCAGGGGCTTTGTGAGTTCGTCGGAGGATATTACTTCACTTATTCAGAAGACAACCCCATCAGCTTCAATCCCTTTTATATCGCTCAGGGCGACTACTTGGATACGGAAAAGAAGGAAAGCATTAAAGCCATGATCCTGGCATTGTGGAAGAAGGAAGATGAAGGCGTACAACGTTCAGAATACATTGCGATTTCCGATGCTTTGTACCACTATTATGAAAAGCTTAAAGTGAATTCTGATATCTTTCCTTGCTTTGATAGCTTCTATGATTTCCTTGCAGGAGAGTTTTATGAGACCATGAAACAATCAAAAGTAAAAGATGAACGTTTTGATATTGATAACATGCTGTTCGTATTAAAACCATATTACAAAGGTGGTGAGTACGCTTACCTGTTGAATGCAAGAGAAAATCTCGACTTATTGCATCGCCGCTTTATTGTCTTTGAATTGGATAACATCAAAGATCACCCCATTCTTTTCCCGGTAGTGACACTGATCATTATGGAAACCTTTGTATCCAAAATGCGCAAACTCAGTAAGGCCACCCGCAAAATGATCTTAATCGAGGAAGCATGGAAAGCTATTGCGCGTGAAGGCATGGCCGAATACATCAAATACTTATTTAAAACGGTTCGAAAATATTTTGGTGAAGCTTTGGTAGTTACCCAGGATATTGAAGATATCATCAGTTCGCCGGTGGTCAAGCAGGCTATTATCAATAACAGCGACTGCAAAATTCTGCTTGACCAACGCAAGTACCAGAATGACTTTCCGAAAATTCAGCAGTTATTGGGCATCACGGATAAAGAAACGGCACTGATCATGAGCATGAACCGGAACAATGATGAAAAGCTAAAATACAAAGAGGTGTTTATCAGCCTCAATGGTCAGTTGTCAAAAGTTTACCGGACAGAGGTGAGCCGTGAGGAATACTGGACTTATACAACGGAATCAGCGGAAAAAGCTCGTGTTCAAGAATACGCTAAGAAATATGGAAGTATTCAGCGAGGCATTGCGGCTATTGTTCAGGAAGAATTAGAAAAAGCAGCTTAA
- a CDS encoding TerB family tellurite resistance protein — MKKHIKAFLLTGFTVATLSHTQVCKAQGQELQQLLLNIEKLTQLKSILSDMKTGYQIYQRGYSTISSLSQGNFNLHDVYLNGLLQISPAVKNYGRVAEIISQQASLLSEYKKAFSRFKQSGSFSAGELDYMGKVYGGLVKQSLDNINELTNVLTASKLRMTDDERIRAIDRIYVNSTDKLQFLRYFNRNGVMLSLQRTKETGDALSLKKLYGINH; from the coding sequence ATGAAAAAGCACATCAAAGCATTTTTGCTGACAGGATTTACAGTAGCGACTCTCTCGCATACTCAGGTATGTAAGGCTCAGGGCCAGGAACTACAGCAGTTGTTATTGAATATAGAAAAGCTAACTCAGTTGAAGAGCATCCTTTCCGATATGAAGACAGGTTACCAGATCTATCAAAGGGGCTACAGTACGATTTCGTCGCTATCCCAAGGAAACTTTAATCTGCATGATGTGTATCTAAACGGCTTGCTTCAGATCAGTCCGGCTGTCAAAAACTACGGCAGGGTTGCCGAGATCATCTCCCAGCAGGCCAGTTTGCTAAGTGAGTACAAGAAGGCTTTTTCCCGCTTTAAACAAAGCGGATCGTTTTCCGCAGGCGAACTTGACTATATGGGTAAGGTATATGGCGGGCTGGTAAAGCAAAGCCTTGACAATATCAATGAGCTAACCAATGTATTGACAGCTTCTAAATTGAGGATGACCGATGATGAAAGGATCAGGGCAATAGATCGGATTTATGTGAACTCTACTGATAAGCTTCAGTTTTTGCGATACTTCAACCGCAACGGTGTGATGCTCAGTTTGCAGCGAACGAAGGAAACCGGCGATGCCCTCTCATTAAAGAAGCTCTACGGTATAAACCACTAA
- a CDS encoding relaxase/mobilization nuclease domain-containing protein, translated as MVAKIKTGRSILGAINYNEHKVRSGKAELILAQGYLKEPLDLSFSDKVNRLTDLTKRNERTQVNALHVSLNFAVGESLEKWTLQQIADEYMEGLGFGKQPYLVYQHYDAGHPHLHLVSTNIKPDGERISFHLLANKASEQSRKQVELNYGLVKAEDQGKAQHNIKSLSLEQVAYGKSETKRAITNVVSEVLRTYKFTSIPEFNAVLNGFNVTADRGSKESRMYEKNGLVYWALDGKGSKIGVPIKASSIYGKPTLKALEGRFALNDVLRKSLREQVKQTIDDLLNKPIGKTEFQLKLKEQNIEAIFRHSEDGRLYGVTFVDHKTKAVFNGSDLGKKYSANSLSQFFARSEGSIKPSHNVELSGNKHLPDNTGITGSNNFSSGSAFLEALYQEEKQDMTAIGRLQQRKRKKKRRGHSL; from the coding sequence ATGGTCGCAAAAATTAAAACCGGACGAAGCATCCTCGGGGCAATAAATTACAATGAGCATAAGGTGCGTTCAGGCAAGGCTGAATTGATCCTGGCACAGGGTTATTTGAAGGAGCCGCTTGACCTGTCTTTCAGCGACAAGGTGAACCGGTTGACTGACCTGACAAAACGGAATGAGCGCACACAGGTCAATGCCTTACACGTGTCATTGAATTTTGCTGTTGGCGAAAGTTTGGAAAAATGGACACTTCAGCAAATTGCCGATGAATACATGGAAGGCTTAGGATTTGGTAAGCAACCCTACCTTGTCTACCAGCATTACGATGCCGGACATCCGCACCTGCATCTCGTTTCTACCAATATTAAACCGGATGGTGAAAGGATCAGCTTTCATTTGCTGGCTAATAAAGCCTCTGAGCAGTCGCGGAAGCAGGTAGAGCTGAATTATGGATTAGTCAAGGCAGAAGATCAAGGCAAAGCACAACATAACATAAAATCTCTATCCCTGGAACAAGTAGCTTACGGGAAATCAGAAACTAAACGGGCCATCACTAATGTCGTAAGTGAGGTATTGCGAACATACAAGTTTACCAGTATCCCGGAATTCAACGCGGTTCTGAACGGCTTTAACGTGACGGCTGACCGGGGTTCAAAAGAATCCAGAATGTATGAGAAAAACGGGTTGGTATACTGGGCACTGGATGGTAAAGGCAGCAAGATCGGCGTTCCCATCAAGGCCAGCAGTATCTACGGTAAACCAACGTTAAAGGCGCTCGAAGGACGCTTTGCTTTAAATGACGTGCTACGCAAATCATTAAGAGAGCAGGTAAAGCAGACGATTGATGATCTGCTGAACAAACCGATTGGTAAAACCGAGTTTCAGTTAAAGCTTAAGGAACAGAATATTGAAGCCATTTTTAGGCACAGTGAGGATGGCCGGTTGTATGGGGTGACGTTTGTCGATCATAAAACTAAAGCTGTGTTCAACGGCAGTGACTTAGGCAAAAAATATAGCGCAAACAGCCTTTCACAATTCTTTGCACGATCAGAAGGAAGCATTAAACCAAGCCATAACGTTGAACTATCCGGCAATAAACATTTGCCTGATAACACAGGAATTACAGGTAGTAACAACTTCAGCAGTGGCAGTGCATTCCTAGAAGCCTTATACCAGGAGGAAAAACAAGATATGACAGCCATCGGCAGGCTTCAGCAAAGAAAGCGCAAGAAAAAACGCAGAGGACATTCACTTTAA
- a CDS encoding DUF4133 domain-containing protein, which translates to MALYQINKGINKPIEFKGLKAQYIGYLGAGLVILLVGFAIMYLVSIPVTMCLIIVGALGSLLFFQVFKLSHKYGQYGLMKRSAKRYLPRYLQFKTRNVFLQLKRRS; encoded by the coding sequence ATGGCATTGTATCAGATCAATAAGGGCATCAATAAACCCATCGAATTTAAAGGGCTAAAGGCCCAGTACATCGGCTACCTCGGAGCAGGCCTCGTTATTCTGCTCGTCGGCTTTGCAATCATGTACCTGGTGAGCATACCGGTGACCATGTGCCTGATAATCGTAGGTGCATTGGGGAGCCTGCTGTTTTTCCAGGTGTTTAAGCTTAGCCATAAATATGGCCAATATGGGCTGATGAAGAGATCGGCAAAGCGATATCTGCCGCGTTACCTGCAATTCAAGACACGAAACGTATTTCTCCAATTAAAAAGAAGATCATGA
- the mobC gene encoding conjugal transfer protein MobC has protein sequence MQTGENEQALRRIIDFTRFISLAILILHFYISCYAAFQHWGVTKPVINSILLSVSKITVVKSVLYAKLAALCALMISLLGSKGKKDEKIKLKTITTYAFTGLLLYFISAVFLNANYPVSIRASLYIGLTALGYLLILSGLSALFRMLKLKLADDIFNKANESFPQEERYLNNEYSINLPAIYHLKGKARKSWINIINPFRGTLIGGSPGSGKSYFVIRHIITQHIQKGFSMLIYDFKYDDLTKIAYNALLQHGHLYKVKPTQYVINLEQIMHRANPLEPETMLDITDAIDASRTIMLGLNREWIKKQGDFFVESPINFITAIMWFLRKYQDGRFCTLPHVIELAQVDYKELFEVLLQEPEIEVLINPFISAWQNEAYEQLEGQVASAKISLARLSSPQLYYVLSGNDFSLDINNPDEPKIVCLANKPQKSQVNGAVLSLYINRINKLVNQKNRQKCSMIFDEFPTIYFNGIDNLIATARSNKVAVTLAVQDYSQLKKDYGRDQAEVIMNIVGNIICGQVTGDTAKQLSERFGKINQQKESVSINSQDTSVSRSTLLDFAIPASKIAGLSSGEFVGMVADDPTNKISLKVFHNEIQNDHDSIRNEELNYQPIPTVRDIDQVEVLRNYQQIKDDIKAIVQDVVINS, from the coding sequence ATGCAAACAGGTGAAAACGAACAAGCATTAAGAAGGATCATTGATTTTACCCGGTTTATCAGCCTGGCCATTCTTATCCTTCATTTTTATATTTCCTGCTATGCCGCATTTCAGCATTGGGGGGTGACCAAGCCGGTCATTAACAGTATCCTACTGTCTGTCTCGAAAATTACAGTCGTCAAAAGTGTACTTTATGCAAAACTTGCAGCACTGTGCGCTTTGATGATTTCCTTGTTAGGCAGCAAGGGGAAGAAAGATGAGAAAATCAAACTTAAGACGATCACTACCTATGCGTTTACTGGCTTGCTGTTATACTTTATCAGTGCAGTATTCCTCAACGCCAACTATCCGGTATCAATCAGGGCATCACTATATATCGGCTTAACCGCGTTAGGGTATCTACTGATCTTGTCAGGACTAAGTGCGCTGTTCAGAATGCTTAAATTGAAGCTGGCTGATGACATTTTTAACAAGGCCAACGAATCATTTCCACAGGAAGAGCGGTACCTTAACAATGAGTATTCGATTAACTTGCCTGCTATCTACCACCTGAAAGGTAAAGCGCGTAAAAGCTGGATCAATATCATCAACCCTTTCCGTGGCACATTGATAGGTGGCAGTCCGGGTTCAGGTAAGTCCTACTTTGTTATCCGCCACATTATCACCCAACATATTCAAAAAGGTTTTTCCATGCTGATCTATGATTTTAAGTATGATGACCTAACCAAGATTGCCTATAACGCATTGCTTCAACATGGTCACTTGTACAAGGTCAAACCGACCCAGTATGTGATTAACCTCGAACAGATTATGCACCGCGCGAATCCACTGGAGCCAGAAACCATGCTGGATATAACAGATGCGATTGACGCCAGCCGAACGATCATGCTTGGTTTAAATCGGGAATGGATCAAAAAGCAGGGAGACTTTTTTGTGGAATCACCGATCAACTTTATCACAGCGATCATGTGGTTTCTGCGAAAGTACCAGGATGGCCGCTTTTGTACTTTACCTCATGTTATTGAGTTAGCTCAAGTGGATTACAAGGAATTGTTTGAAGTATTGCTACAAGAACCTGAAATCGAAGTATTGATCAATCCTTTTATTTCTGCCTGGCAAAATGAAGCCTATGAACAGTTAGAAGGTCAGGTGGCAAGCGCTAAGATCAGTTTGGCGCGTCTATCATCACCGCAGCTTTATTATGTGTTAAGTGGCAATGATTTCTCTTTAGACATTAATAACCCTGACGAACCGAAGATCGTCTGCCTTGCCAATAAGCCGCAAAAATCACAGGTTAACGGTGCTGTGCTGTCCTTGTATATCAACCGCATTAACAAGCTGGTCAACCAAAAGAACCGCCAGAAATGCAGCATGATCTTCGATGAATTCCCAACCATTTACTTTAACGGCATTGACAACCTTATCGCTACGGCAAGGTCGAATAAGGTAGCGGTGACATTGGCGGTTCAAGACTATAGCCAGCTTAAAAAGGATTATGGCCGTGATCAGGCAGAGGTTATTATGAATATCGTAGGTAATATTATTTGCGGGCAGGTAACAGGCGATACAGCCAAACAGTTGTCAGAACGCTTTGGAAAAATTAACCAACAAAAAGAAAGTGTATCCATCAACAGTCAGGATACCTCGGTGAGCCGTTCTACTCTACTGGACTTCGCGATACCTGCATCTAAAATTGCTGGGCTGTCCTCCGGTGAATTTGTGGGCATGGTAGCCGATGACCCGACCAATAAGATCAGCTTAAAAGTGTTTCATAACGAAATTCAAAATGACCATGACAGTATACGCAATGAAGAGTTGAATTATCAGCCAATCCCTACCGTTCGAGATATCGATCAGGTGGAAGTCCTGCGTAATTACCAACAAATCAAAGATGACATAAAGGCTATCGTTCAAGACGTTGTGATTAATTCTTAA
- a CDS encoding RteC domain-containing protein — protein MRTITERFYSALENQLNEISTNGEPLAEQYKASIILCKKAMAKLKSYISSYSFESIEDEIHFFKEVKPQFYSKYIYFISVYNYLMKRPTGAEDHLKEYINSELADLKRYFDHNAAFYQYYRSGSTQMDEVYFTRGGFDVHVELEKFEEDEVYSTSHDYKLSNIIANEKYQDFLNIELQKLNNHDERPPEMSLELPLTWTFSKTDLIELIYALVAAGVFNNGNAEIKTVVSFFQTVFHIELGQYYHKYTDITRRKKDRTILLDKLKLALLRKIDQKLDEDGSIQQKLKL, from the coding sequence ATGCGCACTATCACCGAGCGTTTCTACAGCGCTTTAGAAAATCAATTGAACGAAATTTCCACGAACGGCGAACCTTTAGCCGAACAATACAAAGCTTCTATTATCCTTTGCAAAAAAGCAATGGCCAAGCTGAAAAGCTACATCTCCAGCTATTCTTTTGAAAGTATCGAAGACGAGATCCATTTCTTCAAAGAAGTAAAACCCCAATTCTACAGTAAATACATTTACTTCATCAGCGTTTATAACTACCTAATGAAAAGGCCGACAGGAGCCGAAGATCATTTAAAAGAATATATCAACTCTGAACTGGCCGATCTTAAACGTTATTTCGATCATAACGCCGCTTTTTATCAGTACTACCGCTCCGGTTCCACTCAGATGGATGAAGTGTATTTTACGCGTGGTGGATTTGACGTACATGTGGAACTGGAAAAATTTGAAGAAGACGAGGTGTATTCAACCAGTCACGACTACAAGCTTTCCAATATTATCGCGAACGAAAAATATCAGGACTTTTTAAATATCGAACTTCAAAAGCTCAATAATCATGATGAGCGCCCGCCAGAGATGAGCCTCGAATTGCCGCTCACCTGGACATTTTCAAAGACCGATCTGATCGAACTGATTTACGCGCTGGTTGCTGCTGGCGTATTTAACAATGGCAATGCGGAGATCAAAACTGTTGTTAGCTTTTTTCAAACGGTTTTTCATATCGAACTTGGCCAGTACTATCACAAGTACACCGATATAACGCGGCGAAAAAAGGATCGTACAATATTACTTGATAAGCTGAAGCTTGCCTTACTCCGTAAAATAGACCAAAAACTTGATGAAGATGGCTCTATTCAGCAAAAGCTAAAATTATAG
- a CDS encoding DUF4134 domain-containing protein, translating to MKTQQVKRNNDLRHLLKKGFGTLTFILFAFTLYAQDGNAGIQEATTQVKSYFTTGTTLMYAIGALVGLVGAIKVYKKWNDGEHDTGKVASSWFGSCIFLVVVATVLKSFFGV from the coding sequence ATGAAAACACAGCAAGTAAAAAGAAATAACGATCTGAGGCATCTGTTGAAGAAAGGCTTCGGCACATTGACATTTATCCTTTTCGCCTTCACCTTGTATGCACAGGACGGTAATGCCGGCATTCAGGAGGCAACCACGCAGGTCAAAAGCTATTTTACTACCGGTACAACCTTGATGTATGCTATTGGTGCTTTGGTAGGCCTGGTAGGTGCTATTAAGGTTTACAAAAAGTGGAACGACGGCGAGCATGATACCGGAAAGGTTGCATCCAGCTGGTTTGGTAGCTGCATTTTTCTAGTAGTTGTCGCTACTGTACTCAAATCTTTTTTTGGCGTTTAA
- a CDS encoding conjugal transfer protein TraI, translating into MKKFKVRPAILIALIMLLFTVPKANAQFVVAEVIKLTVKKVIKAIDLKVQRMQNKTIWLQNAQKVLENELSKVKLTEISGWTEEQKQLYSGYYTELWKIKSTIAYYQRIKDVTLKQAALVGQYKRAWGLFQKDNHFRPEEINYMQKVYSGILDASVQNLDQILMVINSFKTQMSDADRLELINHASDQLDINYNDLQQFNNQNIRICLQRSRDLADTKSIKELYGIN; encoded by the coding sequence ATGAAAAAATTTAAGGTACGACCAGCGATATTAATCGCCTTGATAATGTTATTGTTCACAGTGCCGAAAGCTAATGCGCAGTTCGTAGTAGCAGAAGTAATTAAACTCACCGTCAAGAAAGTGATCAAGGCCATTGACCTTAAAGTTCAGCGGATGCAGAACAAGACCATCTGGTTGCAGAATGCACAGAAAGTGTTAGAAAACGAGCTATCTAAAGTTAAACTTACGGAGATATCCGGCTGGACAGAAGAACAAAAACAATTGTACAGCGGCTACTATACAGAGCTATGGAAGATCAAATCCACCATTGCTTATTACCAGCGGATCAAAGATGTCACCTTGAAACAGGCTGCTTTGGTGGGTCAGTACAAGCGGGCCTGGGGGCTGTTTCAAAAAGACAACCACTTTCGTCCGGAAGAAATCAATTACATGCAGAAGGTTTACAGCGGCATCTTAGATGCCAGCGTTCAGAACCTCGATCAGATATTAATGGTCATCAATAGCTTCAAAACGCAAATGTCCGATGCTGATCGGCTCGAACTGATTAATCATGCAAGTGACCAGTTGGATATCAATTACAACGACTTGCAGCAGTTTAACAATCAAAACATTCGGATCTGCTTGCAACGAAGCCGTGACCTTGCAGATACGAAATCAATTAAGGAATTGTATGGAATCAATTAG
- a CDS encoding plasmid mobilization protein, with the protein MENEEENRLRKITTRFKPGEFLLIDKRFKKTRFRKMSEYIRCVLLEKPITVTYRDKSMDEMLEELALLRRELNAIGNNLNQAVRQINAAHGSADNRLWLSLMSIIRSKVDPAIAQIKDRMQNFSELWSQKLKPDEASSGQ; encoded by the coding sequence ATCACCACGCGATTTAAACCAGGTGAATTTTTACTGATAGACAAGCGTTTCAAAAAGACGCGGTTCAGAAAGATGAGCGAGTACATCCGGTGCGTTTTACTGGAGAAACCGATCACCGTAACTTACCGGGACAAGTCCATGGATGAGATGCTGGAAGAGCTGGCTTTACTGCGCCGGGAGCTCAATGCCATCGGTAATAATCTAAACCAAGCTGTCCGTCAGATCAACGCGGCACATGGCTCCGCAGACAACCGTTTATGGTTATCGCTTATGTCTATCATCAGGTCCAAAGTTGATCCCGCCATCGCCCAGATCAAAGACCGCATGCAAAACTTTTCAGAACTATGGTCGCAAAAATTAAAACCGGACGAAGCATCCTCGGGGCAATAA